A DNA window from Pseudomonas wuhanensis contains the following coding sequences:
- a CDS encoding coniferyl aldehyde dehydrogenase: protein MPADIAYLKNLQQPLDELQTLFDAQRAAYAVNPMPPAAQRQQWLKALRDLLSNERQALIDAISQDFSHRSADETLLAELMPSLHGIHYASRHLKGWMKTSRRKVGLAFQPASAKVVYQPLGVVGVIVPWNYPLYLAIGPLVGALSAGNRVMLKLSESTPATGLLLKELLGRVFPQDLVCVVLGEADIGVAFSRLRFDHLLFTGATSIGKHVMRAAAENLTPVTLELGGKSPAIVSRDVPLEDAAERIAFGKTLNAGQTCVAPDYVLVPEDRIGSFVEAYRQAVRGFYPTLADNPDYTAIINDRQLARLNGYLSDATSKGALLIPLFDQGQGRRMGHSLLLNVNDDMTVMQDEIFGPLLPIVPYKDLDEAFAYINQRPRPLALYYFGYDKREQNRVLNETHSGGVCLNDTLLHVAQDDMPFGGIGASGMGHYHGHEGFLTFSKAKGVLIKQRFNAAKLIYPPYGKSIQKLIQKLFIR, encoded by the coding sequence ATGCCTGCTGACATCGCCTACTTGAAGAACCTGCAGCAGCCTCTGGACGAGCTCCAAACCCTGTTCGACGCTCAACGCGCGGCGTATGCAGTCAACCCGATGCCACCCGCGGCTCAGCGCCAGCAATGGCTAAAAGCGTTGCGGGACCTGCTGAGCAATGAGCGCCAGGCCCTGATCGACGCCATCAGCCAGGACTTCAGCCACCGCAGCGCCGATGAAACCCTGCTCGCCGAGTTGATGCCCAGCCTGCACGGCATTCACTACGCCAGCCGGCACCTCAAAGGCTGGATGAAAACCTCGCGACGCAAAGTCGGCCTCGCCTTTCAGCCAGCATCGGCCAAAGTGGTTTATCAGCCGTTGGGCGTGGTCGGAGTGATCGTGCCGTGGAACTACCCGCTTTACCTGGCCATCGGGCCGCTGGTGGGTGCGTTGTCGGCGGGCAATCGGGTGATGCTCAAACTCAGCGAATCGACCCCCGCCACTGGTTTGCTGCTCAAGGAATTGCTGGGCCGGGTTTTCCCTCAGGACTTGGTCTGCGTGGTGCTGGGTGAGGCCGATATCGGTGTCGCGTTCTCACGGCTGCGTTTCGATCATTTGCTGTTCACGGGCGCCACCAGCATCGGCAAACACGTGATGCGCGCGGCGGCCGAGAATCTGACGCCAGTGACCCTCGAACTGGGTGGCAAGTCCCCGGCCATCGTTTCCCGCGATGTGCCGCTTGAGGACGCCGCCGAACGCATCGCTTTCGGTAAGACCCTCAACGCCGGGCAAACCTGTGTCGCCCCGGACTACGTGCTGGTGCCGGAAGACCGCATCGGCTCTTTCGTCGAAGCCTATCGCCAGGCGGTTCGCGGGTTTTATCCGACGCTGGCCGACAACCCGGACTACACCGCTATCATCAACGACCGGCAGCTGGCGCGGCTCAACGGTTACCTCAGCGACGCCACCAGCAAGGGCGCGCTGCTGATTCCGCTGTTCGATCAGGGCCAGGGCCGGCGCATGGGTCATAGCCTGCTGCTCAACGTCAACGACGACATGACGGTGATGCAGGACGAAATCTTCGGCCCGTTGCTGCCGATTGTGCCGTACAAAGACCTCGACGAAGCGTTTGCCTACATCAACCAACGCCCTCGCCCACTGGCGCTGTATTACTTCGGCTACGACAAGCGCGAGCAAAACCGCGTCCTCAACGAAACCCATTCCGGTGGCGTTTGCCTCAATGACACCTTGCTGCACGTTGCTCAGGACGACATGCCGTTCGGCGGCATCGGTGCCTCGGGCATGGGCCACTACCACGGCCACGAAGGTTTCCTGACCTTCAGCAAGGCCAAAGGCGTGCTGATCAAACAGCGCTTCAATGCGGCGAAGCTGATCTATCCGCCGTACGGCAAGTCCATTCAGA
- a CDS encoding TetR/AcrR family transcriptional regulator, with amino-acid sequence MAPRIKTSERIVQNSLELFNQQGERSISTNHIAAHMEISPGNLYYHFPNKQAIIAVLFSEYENLVDSFLRPPQGRAATVEDKRFYLKELLSAMWRYRFLHRDLEHLLDSDPELAARYRRFSQRCLIQGTHIYAGFVEAGILCMDKVQIESLTLNAWIILTSWVRFLCTTRENSNHLSEQAIKRGVYQVLVLEAGFVTDQAHDAVNALFEEFYVPLAQALEEVG; translated from the coding sequence ATGGCCCCTCGGATCAAAACCAGCGAGCGCATCGTGCAGAACAGCCTGGAGCTGTTCAATCAACAGGGCGAGCGCAGTATCAGTACCAACCACATTGCTGCCCACATGGAGATTTCCCCGGGCAACCTGTACTACCACTTCCCCAACAAGCAGGCGATCATCGCCGTATTGTTCAGTGAGTACGAAAACCTGGTGGACAGCTTCCTGCGCCCGCCCCAGGGCCGCGCCGCAACGGTCGAAGACAAGCGCTTCTACCTCAAGGAATTGCTCTCCGCCATGTGGCGCTACCGCTTCCTGCATCGTGACCTCGAGCATTTGCTCGACAGCGATCCCGAGCTGGCCGCCCGTTACCGGCGCTTTTCCCAGCGCTGCCTGATCCAGGGTACCCACATCTATGCGGGCTTCGTCGAGGCCGGCATTCTGTGCATGGACAAGGTTCAGATCGAATCCCTGACCCTCAATGCCTGGATCATCCTCACATCGTGGGTGCGTTTTCTGTGCACCACGCGGGAAAACTCCAATCATCTGAGCGAACAGGCCATCAAACGGGGCGTGTATCAGGTACTGGTGCTGGAGGCCGGATTCGTCACCGATCAAGCTCACGATGCGGTGAATGCACTGTTCGAAGAGTTTTATGTGCCGCTGGCCCAGGCGCTGGAAGAAGTGGGATAA
- a CDS encoding sulfurtransferase: MPIAQLISPQALDLKKETPGLVILDCRFALEDPDYGQRSYAEGHIAGSSFADLERDLSGAVVKGVTGRHPLPEPVDLIERFQAWGINADSEVVLYDDGPGAYAARAWWLLAWLGKRDGVFILDGGLKAWHAAGLPLSLDAPSITRGTFTGTPDASLVLSAEQLQQRLGQPSLTLLDARGLPRFKGEVEPIDPIAGHIPGAQCAAFTDNLGSDGRFLPAEQLKQRFATKLGDRSPTELVAYCGSGVTACHNLFALCLAGYPLGSLYAGSWSEWINDPARGVAKGE, translated from the coding sequence ATGCCCATTGCGCAACTGATCAGCCCGCAAGCGTTGGACCTGAAAAAGGAGACGCCGGGGCTGGTGATTCTGGATTGTCGTTTTGCCCTCGAAGACCCTGATTACGGTCAACGCAGCTACGCCGAAGGGCATATTGCCGGATCGAGCTTTGCCGATCTTGAGCGTGATTTGAGCGGTGCAGTGGTCAAGGGGGTTACCGGGCGTCATCCATTGCCTGAACCCGTCGACTTGATCGAACGCTTTCAAGCCTGGGGCATCAACGCCGACAGCGAAGTGGTTTTGTACGATGACGGTCCCGGCGCCTACGCGGCGCGGGCCTGGTGGTTGCTGGCGTGGCTGGGCAAGCGCGATGGCGTATTCATTCTCGATGGAGGGTTGAAAGCCTGGCACGCCGCCGGATTGCCCCTGAGTCTTGATGCGCCGTCGATCACCCGTGGCACCTTCACCGGGACGCCGGACGCTTCGTTGGTGCTCAGCGCCGAACAACTCCAGCAACGTCTCGGCCAGCCCTCGCTGACCTTGCTCGACGCCCGCGGCTTGCCGCGCTTCAAGGGCGAAGTAGAGCCGATCGATCCGATTGCCGGGCACATCCCCGGCGCACAATGTGCCGCGTTCACCGATAACCTGGGCAGCGACGGGCGGTTCCTGCCGGCCGAACAGCTCAAGCAGCGGTTTGCCACAAAGCTCGGTGATCGTTCACCGACGGAGTTGGTCGCGTATTGCGGTTCCGGTGTGACCGCCTGCCACAACTTGTTCGCCCTGTGCCTGGCGGGTTATCCGTTGGGGTCGTTGTATGCCGGGTCGTGGAGTGAGTGGATCAACGATCCCGCGCGAGGCGTCGCCAAGGGCGAATAA
- a CDS encoding AraC family transcriptional regulator has protein sequence MDSAQGESIHFWQTAPLAGVELLSARYIEHRFAPHVHDGYVIGMIMAGAQRYRYRGAEHLAGSGTLVLINPDELHTGHKGTEDGWLYRAFYPDSGQILSLLDELELPTDTLPAFSATLYRDPDLVKGFCQLHRLLESPSTALQQQTVWREMMLSLLQRHAAVPVAGKPGKEHRAVTLAKELLQSRLAAPPSLEELAATVNLSPFHFARVFRRATGMPPHTWLMQQRIARARALLQRGCLPLEVATQLGFADQSHLSRQFKQVYGVGPGAYRSARQLPGYG, from the coding sequence ATGGATTCCGCTCAGGGCGAGTCGATTCACTTCTGGCAAACGGCGCCGTTGGCCGGGGTCGAGTTGTTGTCCGCGCGCTACATCGAGCACCGCTTCGCCCCCCATGTGCATGACGGCTATGTGATCGGCATGATCATGGCCGGGGCCCAGCGTTATCGCTATCGCGGCGCCGAGCATCTGGCCGGCAGCGGCACGCTGGTGCTGATCAACCCGGATGAACTGCACACCGGCCACAAAGGAACGGAAGACGGTTGGTTGTACCGGGCGTTTTATCCCGACAGTGGACAGATTCTTTCACTGCTGGACGAGCTCGAACTGCCTACCGATACCTTGCCGGCATTTAGTGCCACGTTGTATCGCGATCCAGACCTGGTGAAGGGGTTCTGCCAACTGCATCGGTTGCTGGAAAGTCCGTCCACGGCGCTGCAACAGCAGACGGTCTGGCGGGAAATGATGCTGTCGCTGTTGCAACGTCACGCAGCCGTCCCGGTCGCCGGTAAACCAGGCAAGGAGCACCGGGCGGTGACCCTGGCCAAGGAACTGCTGCAATCACGCTTGGCGGCGCCGCCCTCGCTGGAGGAACTGGCGGCGACGGTGAACCTGTCGCCTTTCCACTTCGCCCGGGTGTTCCGCAGAGCCACCGGCATGCCGCCACACACCTGGTTGATGCAGCAGCGTATCGCCCGGGCACGGGCGCTGTTACAGCGCGGCTGCCTGCCGCTGGAAGTCGCGACGCAGTTGGGTTTTGCCGACCAGAGCCATCTGAGTCGGCAGTTCAAACAGGTTTATGGCGTAGGACCGGGGGCGTATCGCAGTGCGCGGCAACTACCCGGTTATGGATGA
- a CDS encoding hydrolase — MSHLPERFTPAFTPAYGLGNPHLQTLWGPLWRKTTHIERERERLWLEDGDFLDLDWHGPHSANAPLVLVLHGLTGSSNSPYVAGMQKALSTQGWASVALNWRGCSGEPNLLPRSYHSGASEDLAETIKHLRTQRPLAPLYAVGYSMGGNVLLKHLGETGSNSGVLGAVAVSVPFRLDHCADRISQGFSKFYQAHFMREMVAYIKNKQRRFQYEGHQDGLAALAALGSLENMRTFWEFDGRVTAPLNGFADAADYYRRASSRYFLGEIRTPTLIIQAADDPFVFPHSLPQADELSACTQFELQAKGGHVGFVEGSFRQPGYYLERRIPQWLATTGRK; from the coding sequence GTGTCCCATCTGCCAGAACGTTTCACTCCCGCCTTCACGCCCGCCTACGGTCTGGGCAATCCGCACTTACAAACCTTGTGGGGACCGCTATGGCGCAAAACCACACATATCGAGCGTGAGCGCGAGCGATTGTGGCTTGAAGATGGCGATTTCCTTGACCTGGACTGGCACGGCCCCCACAGCGCGAATGCACCGTTGGTGCTGGTATTGCACGGCCTGACCGGCTCGTCGAATTCGCCTTATGTGGCCGGGATGCAGAAGGCGCTCAGCACCCAGGGTTGGGCCAGTGTCGCGCTGAACTGGCGAGGTTGCTCCGGCGAGCCCAATCTGTTGCCGCGCAGCTACCATTCCGGGGCCAGTGAAGATTTGGCGGAAACCATCAAGCACCTGCGCACCCAACGCCCCCTCGCGCCGTTGTATGCGGTCGGTTATTCCATGGGCGGTAACGTGTTGCTCAAGCATTTGGGCGAAACCGGTAGCAACAGCGGGGTGCTCGGCGCCGTGGCGGTGTCGGTGCCGTTTCGCCTCGATCACTGTGCCGATCGCATCAGCCAGGGTTTTTCCAAATTCTATCAAGCGCATTTCATGCGGGAGATGGTCGCCTACATCAAGAACAAGCAGCGCAGGTTCCAGTATGAAGGGCATCAGGATGGCCTGGCGGCATTGGCGGCGCTGGGCTCGCTGGAGAACATGCGCACCTTCTGGGAGTTCGATGGCCGGGTCACCGCACCGCTGAATGGTTTCGCCGATGCCGCGGATTACTATCGCCGCGCTTCGAGTCGTTATTTCCTTGGAGAGATTCGCACACCGACCTTGATTATCCAGGCGGCGGATGACCCGTTTGTCTTTCCTCATAGCCTGCCGCAAGCCGACGAGTTGTCTGCCTGCACGCAATTCGAGTTGCAGGCCAAGGGTGGCCATGTCGGCTTCGTCGAGGGCTCGTTCCGGCAACCGGGTTACTACCTGGAAAGGCGCATTCCCCAATGGCTCGCCACCACAGGGCGCAAGTAA
- the rsmD gene encoding 16S rRNA (guanine(966)-N(2))-methyltransferase RsmD — translation MASPSRSKKPVHNVHNGVNQLRIIGGEWGSRKLSFPDAPGLRPTPDRVRETLFNWLAPYVAGAKVLDPFAGSGALFLEALSRGAAMGQALDASNIAVASIKEHLGTLRCTTGQVQTADALRYLETQPATAFDLVFLDPPFNQNLLPAVCTLLEERQWLSDDAWVYTESETAPSILGLPENWRLHREQKSGRVYYALWQRMAGNAG, via the coding sequence ATGGCCAGTCCATCGCGTTCTAAAAAACCTGTTCACAACGTGCACAACGGTGTGAATCAACTGCGCATCATCGGCGGTGAATGGGGCAGCCGAAAGCTGAGCTTCCCCGATGCGCCAGGCTTGCGTCCAACGCCGGACCGAGTCCGTGAAACCCTGTTCAACTGGCTCGCGCCTTATGTCGCCGGGGCCAAGGTGCTCGACCCATTTGCCGGTAGCGGCGCGTTGTTTCTCGAGGCTTTGTCCCGTGGCGCAGCCATGGGCCAGGCACTGGATGCGAGCAACATCGCAGTAGCGAGCATCAAGGAACATCTGGGCACCCTGCGCTGCACGACCGGTCAGGTACAGACTGCCGACGCCTTGCGCTATCTGGAAACCCAACCAGCCACGGCGTTCGATCTGGTGTTTCTCGACCCGCCGTTTAATCAGAATCTGTTGCCTGCCGTTTGCACTTTGCTCGAAGAGCGTCAGTGGCTGAGTGACGATGCGTGGGTCTACACTGAAAGCGAAACGGCACCGTCGATATTGGGTTTGCCAGAAAATTGGCGCCTGCATCGGGAGCAAAAATCAGGACGGGTGTACTACGCGTTGTGGCAACGTATGGCAGGGAACGCCGGTTAG
- a CDS encoding M16 family metallopeptidase codes for MSERKKPRLALIGLVVIALLGAAAFYFSKSDETSASEALDKAKASQKLQSLAELDGKAPSHRSLNVQTWNTTEGAKVLFVEARELPMFDIRLIFAAGSSQDGDASGLALLTNAMLNEGVAGKDVSAIAQGFEGLGADFGNGAYKDMAIASLRSLSAADKREPALKLFAEVVGKPTFPADSFARIKNQMLAGFEYQKQNPGKLASIELMNRLYGDHPYAHASDGTAKSIPPITLAQLRAFHQKAYAAGNVVIALVGDLSRAEAEAVAAQVSADLPKGPALAKIEQPTDPKSSIGHIEFPSKQTNLMIAQLGIDRDDPDYAALSLGNQILGGGGFGTRLMSEVREKRGLAYGVYSGFSPMQARGPFMINLQTRAEMSEGTLKLVQDVLADYLKTGPTEKELDDAKRELAGSFPLSTASNADIVGQLGAMGFYNLPLTYLEDFMQQSQSLTVEQVKAALNKHLSTDKLVIVSAGPTVPQKPLPAPSDKPAEQPLGVPEH; via the coding sequence ATGAGTGAGCGTAAAAAACCGCGCCTGGCCCTGATCGGCCTGGTCGTCATTGCATTGCTCGGGGCTGCCGCCTTTTATTTCTCCAAGTCTGACGAAACCAGCGCCAGCGAAGCCCTCGACAAAGCCAAGGCGAGCCAGAAGCTGCAATCGCTGGCAGAACTCGACGGCAAGGCCCCAAGCCATCGCTCGCTGAACGTGCAGACCTGGAACACGACCGAAGGCGCCAAGGTGCTGTTCGTTGAAGCCCGTGAGCTGCCGATGTTCGATATACGCCTGATCTTCGCCGCTGGCAGCAGCCAGGACGGCGATGCATCCGGCCTGGCCCTGCTGACCAACGCCATGCTCAATGAAGGTGTGGCTGGCAAAGACGTCAGCGCTATCGCCCAAGGCTTCGAAGGCCTGGGGGCCGACTTCGGTAATGGCGCCTATAAAGACATGGCGATTGCGTCGCTGCGCAGCCTCAGTGCCGCGGACAAACGCGAGCCTGCCTTGAAGCTGTTCGCTGAAGTCGTCGGCAAACCGACCTTCCCCGCCGACTCATTTGCGCGCATCAAGAACCAGATGCTGGCCGGCTTCGAATATCAGAAACAGAACCCCGGCAAACTCGCCAGCATCGAGCTGATGAATCGCTTGTACGGCGATCACCCCTACGCGCATGCAAGCGACGGCACGGCGAAGAGCATTCCACCCATCACCCTGGCGCAATTGCGAGCCTTCCATCAGAAAGCCTACGCCGCCGGCAATGTGGTGATTGCGCTGGTGGGCGACCTGTCGCGCGCTGAAGCCGAGGCGGTTGCCGCCCAAGTGTCCGCCGACCTGCCCAAAGGCCCGGCCCTGGCGAAAATCGAACAGCCGACTGACCCCAAGTCGAGCATTGGCCATATCGAGTTTCCGTCCAAGCAGACCAACCTGATGATCGCGCAACTGGGCATCGACCGTGACGATCCGGATTACGCAGCGCTGTCCCTGGGCAATCAGATCCTTGGCGGCGGTGGTTTCGGCACTCGCTTGATGAGCGAAGTGCGCGAGAAGCGCGGCCTGGCCTACGGCGTGTATTCGGGTTTCAGCCCGATGCAGGCTCGCGGCCCGTTCATGATCAACCTGCAAACCCGCGCCGAGATGAGCGAAGGCACGCTGAAACTGGTGCAGGACGTGCTCGCCGATTATCTTAAGACCGGCCCCACCGAGAAAGAACTCGACGACGCCAAGCGCGAACTGGCCGGCAGCTTCCCGCTGTCCACCGCCAGCAACGCCGATATCGTCGGGCAGCTTGGCGCCATGGGTTTTTACAACTTGCCGCTGACCTATCTGGAAGACTTCATGCAGCAGTCCCAGAGCCTGACCGTCGAGCAAGTCAAAGCCGCATTGAACAAACACCTGAGCACGGACAAACTGGTCATCGTCAGCGCTGGCCCGACCGTGCCACAAAAGCCGTTGCCGGCCCCATCTGACAAACCTGCCGAGCAACCGCTCGGGGTTCCGGAGCACTAA
- a CDS encoding M16 family metallopeptidase, which yields MNALARRAAGLLFSTVCLPLSALAADPQPTHEFTLDNGLKVVVREDHRAPVVVSQVWYKVGSSYETPGQTGLSHALEHMMFKGSEKVGPGEASLILRDLGAEENAFTSDDFTAYYQVLARDRLGVAFELEADRMANLRLPADEFTREIEVIKEERRLRTDDKPMSKAYERFMAMAYPASGYHTPTIGWMADLDRMKIEELRHWYQSWYVPNNATLVVVGDVTPDEVKTLAQRYFGPIAKRDVPSAKIPLELAEPGERKITLHVQTQLPSLMLAFNVPSIATAEDKRSVNALRLISALLDGGYSGRIPTQLERGEELVSGGSSSYDAYTRGDSLFTLSATPNTQKKKTMAQAEAGLWKLLEQLKTTAPSTEELERVRAQVIAGLVYERDSITSQATAIGQLETVGLSWKLMDTELADLESVTPQDIQKAAKLYFTRARLSVAHVLPEETTHE from the coding sequence ATGAATGCTTTAGCCCGCCGCGCTGCAGGCCTGCTGTTCAGCACAGTTTGTCTGCCACTTTCAGCCCTGGCTGCCGATCCACAACCCACCCACGAATTCACCCTCGACAACGGCCTGAAGGTCGTCGTGCGCGAAGACCATCGTGCGCCGGTCGTCGTTTCCCAGGTCTGGTACAAGGTTGGCTCAAGCTATGAGACCCCGGGCCAGACCGGGCTGTCCCATGCGCTGGAACACATGATGTTCAAGGGCAGCGAGAAGGTCGGCCCCGGTGAAGCCTCGCTGATCTTGCGCGACCTCGGTGCCGAAGAAAACGCCTTCACCAGCGATGACTTCACCGCCTATTACCAGGTGCTGGCCCGTGATCGTCTGGGCGTGGCCTTCGAGCTGGAAGCGGACCGCATGGCCAATCTGCGCCTGCCAGCCGACGAGTTCACCCGCGAGATCGAGGTGATCAAGGAAGAACGTCGCCTGCGCACCGACGACAAGCCGATGTCCAAGGCCTATGAACGCTTCATGGCCATGGCCTACCCCGCCAGCGGTTATCACACGCCGACCATCGGCTGGATGGCGGACCTCGACCGCATGAAAATCGAAGAACTGCGCCATTGGTATCAGTCCTGGTATGTACCGAACAACGCCACCCTGGTGGTGGTCGGTGACGTGACCCCGGATGAAGTCAAAACCCTGGCCCAGCGTTACTTCGGCCCGATCGCCAAGCGCGACGTGCCATCAGCGAAAATCCCGCTGGAACTGGCCGAGCCCGGCGAACGGAAGATCACCCTGCATGTGCAGACTCAATTGCCGAGCCTGATGCTGGCCTTCAACGTGCCGAGCATCGCTACCGCCGAAGACAAGCGTTCAGTTAACGCTCTGCGCCTGATCTCCGCCCTGCTCGACGGCGGCTACAGCGGCCGGATCCCGACGCAACTGGAACGCGGCGAAGAGCTGGTGTCCGGCGGTTCGTCGAGCTACGACGCCTATACCCGCGGCGACAGTCTGTTCACTTTGTCGGCCACGCCGAACACCCAGAAGAAGAAAACCATGGCCCAGGCGGAAGCCGGCCTGTGGAAACTGCTCGAACAGCTGAAAACCACCGCGCCGTCCACTGAAGAGCTGGAGCGGGTGCGAGCGCAGGTCATTGCCGGCCTGGTCTACGAGCGTGACTCGATCACCAGCCAGGCCACCGCCATCGGCCAACTGGAAACCGTCGGGCTGTCCTGGAAACTGATGGACACCGAACTCGCCGATCTGGAAAGCGTGACCCCGCAAGACATCCAGAAAGCCGCCAAGCTGTATTTCACCCGCGCACGTCTCAGCGTCGCCCATGTACTGCCAGAGGAGACGACTCATGAGTGA
- the ftsY gene encoding signal recognition particle-docking protein FtsY, with the protein MFGSNDDKKTPAAAGEKKSLFGWLRKKPQEPVVEQPQPLSEATPAPVMEEVPAPIALPIAEPVLQSAAEPASETVIVAPLPLTPVAEPWLTLPVAEEPVALVEDEQAAHITPPIPAPTAFAPEPVRAPVVAPVVEPVFVAEPAPVVPEPVVPAFVAPAPVAPVAPVVQAREPEPEPAPAPAPVIVPVVATPVAPVETPVEPVRTEETKAGFFARLKQGLSKTSASIGEGMASLFLGKKIIDDELLEDIETRLLTADVGVEATSVIIQRLTQKVARKELADADALYKSLQAELAAMLKPVEQPLKITSQNKPFVILVVGVNGAGKTTTIGKLAKKLQLEGKKVMLAAGDTFRAAAVEQLQVWGERNKIPVIAQHTGADSASVIFDAVQAAKARGIDVLIADTAGRLHTKDNLMEELKKVRRVIGKLDADAPHEVLLVLDAGTGQNAINQAKQFNQTVELTGLALTKLDGTAKGGVIFALAKQFGLPIRYIGVGEGIDDLRTFEAEPFVQALFAERERS; encoded by the coding sequence ATGTTTGGTTCCAACGACGACAAGAAGACCCCAGCTGCGGCTGGCGAGAAGAAAAGCCTGTTCGGATGGCTGCGCAAAAAGCCGCAGGAACCCGTTGTCGAACAGCCACAGCCACTTTCTGAGGCAACCCCTGCGCCAGTCATGGAAGAAGTGCCCGCGCCGATTGCCCTGCCGATCGCCGAGCCGGTGCTGCAATCCGCGGCCGAGCCTGCTTCTGAAACCGTAATCGTGGCCCCATTGCCGCTGACGCCCGTCGCCGAGCCGTGGCTGACGTTGCCGGTGGCGGAAGAGCCGGTGGCACTGGTCGAAGATGAGCAAGCAGCTCATATCACGCCGCCGATTCCGGCCCCGACTGCGTTCGCTCCTGAGCCGGTTCGGGCGCCAGTGGTTGCGCCGGTTGTTGAGCCTGTGTTCGTGGCTGAGCCTGCGCCGGTTGTTCCAGAGCCTGTAGTGCCGGCATTTGTTGCTCCCGCTCCGGTTGCTCCGGTTGCTCCGGTTGTTCAAGCGCGAGAGCCAGAGCCAGAGCCAGCACCTGCACCTGCACCGGTCATCGTTCCGGTTGTCGCCACGCCCGTTGCTCCAGTTGAAACTCCGGTCGAGCCTGTGCGTACCGAAGAGACCAAGGCCGGTTTCTTCGCCCGCCTCAAGCAAGGCTTGTCCAAGACCAGCGCCAGCATTGGCGAGGGCATGGCCAGTCTGTTCCTCGGCAAGAAAATCATCGATGACGAGTTGCTCGAAGACATCGAAACCCGTCTGCTGACCGCCGATGTCGGCGTCGAAGCGACGTCGGTGATCATTCAGCGCCTGACTCAGAAAGTCGCCCGCAAAGAATTGGCCGATGCCGATGCACTGTACAAATCCCTGCAGGCCGAACTGGCCGCCATGCTCAAACCGGTCGAGCAGCCACTGAAAATCACCTCACAGAACAAGCCGTTCGTGATTCTGGTGGTGGGCGTCAATGGTGCCGGCAAGACCACCACCATCGGCAAACTGGCGAAGAAGCTGCAACTGGAAGGCAAGAAAGTCATGCTCGCCGCCGGTGACACCTTTCGCGCCGCAGCGGTCGAGCAGTTGCAAGTCTGGGGTGAGCGCAACAAGATTCCGGTCATCGCCCAGCACACCGGCGCCGATTCGGCTTCGGTCATCTTCGATGCCGTGCAGGCCGCCAAGGCCCGTGGCATTGACGTGCTGATCGCCGACACCGCCGGTCGTTTGCACACCAAAGACAACCTGATGGAAGAACTGAAAAAAGTTCGTCGGGTAATCGGCAAGCTCGACGCCGATGCACCGCACGAGGTCCTGTTGGTGCTCGACGCCGGTACCGGCCAGAACGCCATCAACCAGGCCAAGCAATTCAACCAGACCGTCGAATTGACCGGCCTGGCGCTGACCAAACTCGACGGCACCGCCAAGGGTGGGGTGATTTTCGCCCTGGCCAAGCAGTTTGGCTTACCGATTCGCTATATCGGCGTCGGCGAAGGCATCGACGATTTGCGTACTTTTGAAGCAGAACCCTTTGTCCAGGCATTGTTTGCCGAGCGGGAGCGTTCATGA
- the ftsE gene encoding cell division ATP-binding protein FtsE, producing MIRFEQVGKRYPNGHVGLHELSFRVRRGEFLFVTGHSGAGKSTLLRLLLAMERPTTGKLLLAGQDLSTISNAQIPFLRRQIGVVFQNHQLLFDRTVFNNVALPLQILGLSKAEVAKRVDSALERVALSDKTDLYPGDLSTGQQQRVGIARAIVHRPALLLADEPTGNLDPRLAAEIMGVFEDINRLGTSVLIASHDLALIARMRHRMLTLQRGRLIGDGEAGV from the coding sequence ATGATTCGTTTCGAACAGGTCGGTAAACGCTACCCGAATGGTCACGTCGGCTTGCATGAGCTGAGCTTTCGAGTCCGTCGGGGCGAATTCTTGTTTGTCACCGGCCATTCCGGCGCTGGCAAAAGCACCTTGTTGCGGCTGTTGCTGGCCATGGAGCGTCCGACCACCGGCAAATTGCTGCTGGCAGGGCAAGACCTGAGCACCATCAGCAATGCGCAGATTCCGTTCCTGCGCCGGCAAATCGGCGTGGTGTTTCAGAACCACCAGTTGCTGTTCGATCGCACGGTGTTCAACAACGTCGCGTTGCCGTTGCAGATCCTTGGCCTGTCCAAGGCCGAAGTCGCCAAGCGCGTGGACTCGGCCCTGGAGCGCGTGGCGCTCTCGGACAAAACCGATCTCTACCCCGGCGACCTGTCCACCGGCCAGCAACAGCGCGTCGGCATCGCCCGCGCCATCGTTCACCGTCCAGCCTTGCTGCTGGCGGACGAACCCACCGGTAACCTCGACCCGCGTCTGGCGGCAGAAATCATGGGCGTGTTCGAAGACATCAACCGTCTGGGCACCAGTGTGCTGATCGCCAGTCACGACCTGGCATTGATTGCCCGCATGCGTCATCGCATGCTCACGCTGCAGCGTGGCCGATTGATTGGTGACGGGGAGGCTGGCGTATGA